The DNA segment TCCGGCTTAGGCTTTGGTGGGGCAGTGCTATCACTGCCTTTTATGTTGTTTATACACAATGACCCGCTGATTTTTCTGCCGTTAATTTCCGTGCATTTATTGTTTTTTTCGGCCTTAAGTATTTGGCAGGATCAACGCCAACTCAATAAATCAGTCGTTGCCACCCACAGCAGCACTATCGATTGGGCCTATTTAAAAAAATCCCTGTCGATAATGATAGTGCCCAAGTTAATTGGCGTGTTTGGCTTAATCACCCTGCCTAGCAATATACTCAGCGGCATTATTTTTATAATCGTCGCCAGCTATGCCATTACCTATATTATTAACAAACCCTTTAGCAGCAATAATAAATGGTTGGATATTTTCTTCTTGTGCCTGGGCGCTTACGTTAGTGGCACCTCGCTAATAGGCGCGCCCTTAATTATTGTCGCCTT comes from the Dasania marina DSM 21967 genome and includes:
- a CDS encoding TSUP family transporter, translated to MAELSDLQYGLIALSFIWSGFVRSGLGFGGAVLSLPFMLFIHNDPLIFLPLISVHLLFFSALSIWQDQRQLNKSVVATHSSTIDWAYLKKSLSIMIVPKLIGVFGLITLPSNILSGIIFIIVASYAITYIINKPFSSNNKWLDIFFLCLGAYVSGTSLIGAPLIIVAFVNHVAKEQLRNTLFMLWFILVAIKLAAFIVADVDLQLIHHLWLLPCAGLGHWLGLLLHKKLLQAETQVFFRVVGCALLLVSLIGLWQMFA